The following DNA comes from Castanea sativa cultivar Marrone di Chiusa Pesio chromosome 10, ASM4071231v1.
TTGGAAATATAAAAGAAGTTATAAAGTGCCCCACACCAAGTATGAATTGACCATTGGCCAATCTTAGTTCAATGAAATCTTTCACCTATCTATCTATTTCCCCAATTACCTGAATTTTATGCATATGAAATCATACATCATGTTTGACTATGAAATGATTTTTATAGTGATCCTATAAGGCTATAGGTGAAGTTGAtagtcttctcaaaaaaaaaaaagtggggggggggggggggggggaataaaATCTAATAATATAAAGCATCTAGTTCAGTGGGCATTCTCTAAGAATTCCCAGTTGCATTACGTCCCAGACAAAAGCATGAAATAAGAAAAGGAGGACATTGATCATATTCAGTAATTCAGGCACTCTAATCTCTTCCCATCCTAAATGTCATCAATTTGTAACAATCATACACATTCTCTGTgaatgtaaatataaaaatcatctaGTTCAGTGGGCATTCTCTAAGAATTCCCAGTTGCATTATATCTAGACAAAAAGCATTATAAGAAAAGGAGGGCATTGATCATATTCAGTAATTCTGGCACTCTAATCTCTCCCCTAAATGTCATCAATTTGTAACAATCATACACATTCTCTGTGAATGTAGACGGGCTTGTCTtctttgagcacctcttcctgtCACTCTTCCAACTCAAATTTCCAACTCTCCTCCCCAGACGTGACTGCAACAAAATCTAACAAACTAGTTAAGGATAAACCAAGTGGGGTTCCTTGAATTACTCTGTTTGCTTTTGGAATCTGGCAGTTTGGCTttgtcaaaataattatatatttagacAAGCTATAGTGTCTATGCAAACCCTTACTAACCATGCCTGCTAGCTTGCCACAGAACATACATTTGTTACCTCTGAAGAACAAAGCAAACCCAGCCATACTCTAAATCTAATTTGCTAAACACCCCCAATGATTCCCAACATCACTTTAAACACAGATGGTAGCATTGGTAAGGTGGGATCAAGGATTTTACTCAGAAATCATGAGGGAATTTGGatcaagggttttttttttcttctaaaggCTAGGTACAAGTACAACTATGAATAACATGGCAGCTATATGAGTTGTCTGCTCTGGCCATCAAATGGCCTAGGGGTTAGGGTACCAacgttttttcttcttcttcttcttcttcttctgctttttttttttttttagttacaatTGGGGTGAGAGGATTTGGACTTTAGATGTCTCCCTTCAAAACACTAGTAGGTGTCAATTGAGTAGTTAAGATACAAGACTCTTGACACCAAATATAACACGTGCTTCAAGTACTTGTCTGAATTATTCCTACCCTATTcgttattttgtatttttggtaaATCAGAATCTCATACACATCCAAAAAGCCTAGGACATGGGACAGCAATGGTTAAAGAGGCTCCAGCAAAGTAAGTCAATATCATTTAAAAGTTAAACATTCAAATCTTCAGAGAAAGAACAAGAAAGAATCAATCACAAAACAATTCAttaaatgtaataaaattttaatctcataTGCTTACACCATATGGtacaatctaaaaaaattgaatctatAAAATATTCTTGCTTCAATTGTATACCTTTTCTTTGCAGTTTGCACCAAATAGATATCATCTCTTCCATTATAatacattttgttttgatttatcaaaaatattttattttactttgagCTCCCTTCTCTCCTTTAGACATCAACTCATACTAGAACTATGTTTTCAAAAACCATATTGTAGATTCTTTACTTAGAAATCAAATCTTAATTATAAACTAATATTAATATAATCAATCGATCATAAATTTATAGTTTTACCATCACTCTCAATTTATCTTCAAATAAATATGCAAAAGCACTTAAaactaatattaatttttttaataaaaaaaaaaactataaactaAAGTTAATATCCAGTGGAGCAGTTTACAACTAGTTTCATTTAAACAATAAGACCGTCCCATTTCATTCAGTGATGAGGTATTTATTGAGCCATTGTTGGACCAAGAGTGAGTGATAACATACATTGAGCATCTCCAACAAATAAGGCATATTTTCACCCAATTTGGGGatccactttttttattttgcctaTCTACATTTTCAAATATACTTTCCAAGGAACTCTATGATGATGAAGAGATAACATTCTTAAATTAACGCTAACCTATAAAGTATTCTACAAGTACTTGAATTTGGCGGTAAAAAAGTCCTAAAACAATTAGAAATAAGAAACTAAACCCACATAAAAATATCTgaataattatatttaacaaatgacaaaaacTGATCCCTATATGATGTCCTATACTCCACCATCaacatacttttttttcatcaaagTAGCTTCTTCAAATATTTCAATTCAAATCTATCCATGTATTTGTTAGTCAAAGACAGTAGGCAAACAATGAAAACTTACGTTACTATGCttgaaagataaaaatttgttttgccTTGGCCTCTCACGCTCCCTTGGTTATCTTGTCAACCAATCAGTCACAAGAAACCATCTgaagtatatttttaagtttcttCCTCCATTTCATTTCACAGAAGAAAATCTTCCTTTCTCACTCATTGAATTGTCATTAGTGGGTACAACTTGAATTGGGTCAGGGCAttaaattaaggaaaaagatagtaaaaagaaaaaaagaaaaaaaaaatggattacAGATTTGTAACATACTTTGTCCAAACATGTCTCTCGcgtgagtgaaaaaaaaaaaaaaattttgagggcTGTACACAGAATCACATGATTGTGGATGAAACTGATCTGAGCATATGATCCCTATAATGCACACATACCTCTAATTTTGACATACCTGAGCTGGTCAACTTACAATTTGGGAGAAATACATAGAGAGAACAATGCTCTCATCATTGCCTGCTTTTACCTCCTTCCTGGCCAGAAAATTTCACCATTAAACTTTATCTTCATCATTTTAACAACTTATTAATTATCCAATTGGTCTAAACCATGCGATGGAAACTTTTCAGCACAACTATTGTGGTGCACTAGGAAAAGACTTActttttaaatagattattcAAGAAATAGTTGTCTTCTTATTAGAACATGGAAAAAGAGACCAGTGCAAACATTCAAATTGCACTATCCATAGTTCCATACCATGGTGGGTGAATACAGATCGAGTTCCCAACTTCAAGGTCAACATCACTGCAAACTCTTggattaaaaataattgttgtttTCCTTCCTCCATTTATCATTATTTGAGGGCTTCCTGATGGTGTGGGGCTCTGCAAAAGCAGGAATGCACCTTCAATCCTCATTTACCAAACACTTAAAATAGACATGGATATATATTGAATCAGAAACATCCAGCTGGAGGCAAAtgttaaaaacattttatgcaAGTACCCATCCCAGAAAAATAGTCTGGGTTGACTAAACATACAAATTAAGGCACTAATTATCATATAATAAACCCTTCCCCATATCAATGCTTTCCAAAATTGCCATCTGAAGCAAATTGTAAagatatcaaaattttgaattcttaaaataaaaagggtGGAATGATAAGGAGAatgtttttgcattttaacttttgaacatgaaaaatatagaaatttggACTATAAATATGGATGGAGCAAGTATCTTACGACTACTTCACACCCTAAGGGCATACTGAGCAACACTCTCCATAACATCGTGTTaaataatgtaaattttgagaggatggttgagaaaattttgatgttgcAGCTAAGATGCAACACTTCTCACATCTCTAAGAAAGTTTTAGTTGCTAAACATAACTAACAAGATTTGAAAGCAATTTGCAAATAACTACTCGGGttgtagaatctaattaaattcaaaatattgtgATTTTGTAAATtagttgtaaataaaaaaaaagaaagcaccTTTTCAATTATTATCTTTCAGGGAATAAATGTTAGCCATAATTGGTGGTTGTATCAGCAAGGTTTTGCAAATAATCTACATAACTTGTTTCAATTTTAAACATGACCTCTATGTTCTCGCCAAAAGAGCATTGACAAACTATCAGCTTTGCATCCAAGTATCTTGCCAGGATTTTTACAACGATGCTGCTTACTTCATCTGAGGAGGTATGGAACAATAATTAGTGTAAGGAATAGGAAAAACACAAGCACAAACTTATTAATTGTTCAAGTGACTCGTCTATGCATATTGTTTTCATTTCCATGAGTTAACATGCtcctttgaaaaataaataaattacagtcacaatttttactaattttgtTAGATCCAGTCTGCAACTTCTTCAAGAAATCCgcatctctttctttttcattctgcATGAGCTGTTGCAACTTCCCAAATAATCCAATTCTGCAGAATTGGGAAGCACACATTCTGAGTTCAGAACTACTCAATTTGAATTCACTCTATGAACATCAGCATAACAggaaaataattagaaaaattttcACATAATATGGTGAGATGTGACACACAATATTTTCCTATTAGTTACCCTGATGATTTAGGCACTGCAACAAGGGCCCCTTCATCATTTAAAAAGGTGGCACCTAAAGTTTCTTGAAACCGATCTGCCATAGTTTGCCCCTTCATTTCTGGGATTGTAACCTTTAGCTTTTGATCTGTGGCCTGCTTTAGCATATAACTAAGAATACATATCGTACAATACAGTACCaacaagaaggaaaagaagGGAGGGGGAAAAGCGGGGGTTGGGGGGTGAGGGTGAGGGAGTTAAACACAACAGATACCTTGTCCTCACTAGATGATCCACTACCCATGGATTCAGAGGAATCCTCTCTGTCAACAGTTCTATCTCCCAGTGGAGAGATAATTTTCTTTGCAACAATCTGCACCCTTTTAGCTTTTGTTCTACTACACTGCAGCAAATAGCAGATCAATCTGGGAATGGATAGCAACAGgtagaaaagaataaaaatttccGGGGTCAAAGAAGACAGCAAACCTTTTTAGAAACTCCTTTCTGCAAACTAGCTCTGTCCTGAAGGCCATCTAGAAGCTCAGCCATCGATGGCTCAGTGCATCCATGCCCAAGAGCTCCTACTTCAGCATGTAAATTCTCTGACTGGAATTGATTCTTTCTCTGACAATTGTCAAGAACCTCAGCAATTGAACGTTCTTCGGATCTAGGTTCAAACGTGTCCAATCTTTCAGGTGCTTCATGAACCTCAAATGACACATCATTTTCATCCTTAGATAAAGAAGGCCAGGAGGGTTCTTCCTTACATGACTGGAAACGGAATGAAAATTTTTGCTTAACCCTGCATCCAACTCCTGCAGCAGTTGATTCTCAAGATTACCGTACAGAAACAGTTTTGTCTTAAGTCAAACAGAACCggtttcataataaaaaataaatataagacCATTTACAAATGAAACATAAAGCTCTATCTCATCTCAGGTCTGATATAAAGGTTGATTACCAAAAAATTCAACTCCAGAAACATATCTAAATTATAGAATAATAGCCAACCGTTAGCAAATCTGATTGTTGCCTTAAGTATACAATGTACTTTCAGTTTATATGGACTTGCATGGACATCTATGTTAACATCTGAATATTACTGGTTTTAATATATTGATTCACTCAGGCATTCCATTAGGGCTGGACTCTGAAGCATAAATGACATTAATGATTAAACCCCATTGTACCctgtaaaaactgaaaagtaatTAAACAAAGAGAGTATTCCACATATccttttctttgtgttttcCAATTTCCATTTTATTTCAACAAGCAAGACTTTAAGAACAAGCTCCTACTCTCAACAAATTGGGACAACATACACACTGAATCCATGAATTGATGAGCTATGTAAAATATTACATGGTACTGACTACTGAGTATGAATTTGAAAGCTACcaagaggggaaaaaaactaCATACAAACTGtatttaaaactatttataagaaaaaataaagacatactaccaaaaacatatatataaaaagttaacaaaagatGCTCCCATGGTAACAACCTGTTTACTTCCTCCAGTGTTtgacatatacacacacacacaaaaaaacctTATATATGCAGATTAACATGTAATGCTTACACATTGATATGGCAAACATTGGTTTTAAGAAATCATAAGATAATTGGAAAGAGAAAACACCTTTATAAGATTTGCTTGCTTTGGAGTAGGCAGAATGGGTTGATGCATTCTCATTCAAATGGAACAGTGCCTCAGCTTCTTTACTTACAGCAGACCATGTCCGTGCACCATCTTGCATCCCACTTCCAAATCTACAAAGGCTGTCTTCATGGAGCTTTTTAGCATTGGAGGAATCAGAAAATTTCGACACCACGTTGTTTACCTATCCAAACAGATAACAAAGAATGTTACCATcttgcaacaacaacaacaagagaaACCATAAGAGAGTCCGCATATTTACaatacaaacccaaaacaagCTGTCGCAATTGGTAAAAAGCAATACAAAcacaaagcaaaaagaatcaaattcaCTGCTTCCTATCAGCTTAAACTTTTGGCACATATGGTAATATATCATATGCTAAATCTCTAGATGTTACTACACTGTACCTCATCATCGGAGATGATTTCCTCATCCGAGTGGCACTTGAATGCCTTCCTTGCCTTGTTACGAAATTCAGGCATTTCAACATCATCATCTTCAAGAGAGACATGTGTGTCattctgataaaaaaaaaaaacaacattacaaatacaaaacaaattcTAATTACACAAAGTGGCTGCGAATACAAACTATGTATGACACACAAAAAGTATTGATAACACATGCCTTGCTACTTTTCTTTCCAAAATTCCATTCAGAAGTACCTGCATTGAAAAACCACATtgacacacccaaaaaaaaaaaaaaacatactaaCATTCAAATTTAGagttattatcaaataaatttttgatcaacaatataatataatatacctcTAAGTATCTCGAGCCGCGACAAAACTTGCAGTTCCTCCTATCAAATGAAAGCATGAAGTTGCAATCAAGAATTTGAAATCTGTGGTCCAAACAGGAAAGAGAAAGCTACCTTTTTCTCCAAAGCACCGGTTAATGAGGCAGAAATTTGGGGCAATTTAGAATCGTAATCTTCCTCATCTGCCAAATTGTAATCAAAACGACGacgtaagagagagagagagagagagcacaaaaatgaaaaaaaaaaagtaaaaaaaaagtgaggattACCGGAAATGCTGTGGTCGGAGTCGGGATTTTGCTGAATGGGAGAGGAAACAATAGGAGAGGATTAGCTTATTGAATCAAATCAAAGCAAAgcaatttgagagagagagtgagagtgggTGTTTTTACCAGAAAAACGTTTTGCCGCCACATCTGGGTGCGTCTCAGTCAAGCCAAGTACCAAGGTGAATTTGTAGTACTTTACGGAAAATATGGAGGAAGGGAACGGAATAGAATTTAGggctaaaatttaaaaatttgaaacttaaaaccCAAATGTGCCAAACTTTATggataaaatataaattttgcattgcaaaaatttaagttgcctacttttagtttaaactttacctatttaaggtttgattgaaatttaagttgtttacCTATGATTTGAAATCTCATGATACAAATATtttgctagatttttttttttttatttgatcttatatttttatgttttttgtgtttttggaaaagagaaacataaaagtaaagcaAATTTATGTATTTAGTCATGTTTTTTAACAGGTTAAGAAAATCTAACTAAACTAACTTCAGgcgggtaaagtgtcaaatttcaaatcacagatagacaacttaaatttcgaccAAATCATGAGTGGGTAAGTTGTAAAACTTCAGaaagtaaaaatgtaaaattttaaatactcTCACACTTCAGTGGTAAAATTTAATTCCAAACTTTCataatgtaaaattcaaattttccaaaattttaagtttatagTTTGCAAATTATCCTAATTTTAAGAAATCtaattaggggtgtgcaaaaaaccgaCGAACCGAAACAACCGGCCAAAACCAACTGAACCAATGCCAAAATTTTGGTTCGGTTTTGATGCGGTTCggttttggtttcattttttcaaaatcgaAATTTTCGGTTTCGGTTTCAGTGCTGgatttttttaccttgaaactgaCCGAACCAaccgaaatatatatatatatatatatgtaattttaaaacataactGATCAGTGGCTTAGTGGTATGCTCCTTGTGGTTTGGCTAGCTAATCCCAGGTTTGAGCCTTCAACGtggattttttttagcttttaattttgtaaaaccCTAGAGCATGATATAAAGACGAAAATACCCATCTTCTattcttcccttttcttttcttcagccACCCCCATCTCCAactttttctctcaattttttctctcaattttttctctGTCTCTTTCAACCCTTCTCGTTCTTGCTTCAGTGGACACACACACAGAGCAAAATGGAAGAAGAAGCTTTCTCAAGCTTTCTTCACTCAAATTCTTCAGTCTCTctgaccctctctctctctctctctctctctctctctctctctctctctctctctctctctctccaagttCATCTCTTCGCTTCAGATCGATGAAGACCAACTGTAAGAGATCTCTACTTCCCTTTTCTTTCGTATATCTGAGATTCTCATAAAATCGATGAgttttttttacactttaggctgtgtttgttttgtttcgtttatactgtgatttttttttcaagtgaacgGTGATTTTGCTTTAGAGTGATCTGTGTGAAAAGTTTTGAGCTTATGGTTTTTATCGATTCTGAGTGTGATTTTATATGTTTTGGTTTTTGCTTTATCATTTGAAAGAGTGTggtttttaaaatctcaaaccCTCTCTTTGGAAAATCGAAAACCAACCGAAATCGACTGAAATCGAAATACACCGAAACCGATGGATTTCCAGCCATTTCGGTTGGTTTCGGTTGAGAATTTCACAAACCGAAATATTCGGTTTCAGTTCGCCATACCCATACAAACCGACCAAAACCGAACCGAGCACACCCctaaatctaattttaaaactttctctcaaaaaaaaaaaaaaaaaaaaaaaacctaattttaaagaaatagcagttacctatatatatatatataaaattaaaaacacaataaaaaaatgacCCGAAAAGTGTTTCACTGTTGTCGTCTCACGTTCTGTTGTTCCATCGATATATCGCATTCTACTTTTCCTCATTGTCTGCCTAAAAATATCAAGCAACCATTCTTCATCCCTTTTCCTTGAATTTATTGTTAAGATTTGCGTTTTGAATGGTGGATTTAATGTTTTACGTACTTATTTAttaattgtatataaaatttgatttcattACATAAATTTATTGCACTCAATTCTGGTTTTTCATTCATGATTACTAGTGTATCTTTCTATACAGTGTTATGCAATCAATAGCTATTATTCTTCAGATACTTGGTCTGAAAAAACTAGTGAACCTAGGACTACTATATTTGTGCATGGTTGAGTTCATCTTTTCACCGCTGTGGCAGTTGCTACATGCATCATTAGATGATGAATAGTTGCTAAAGATTACCACATAAAACAAGTCTAGTTTTATGGACAACTCATCCTCAACACATGAAAATAGATGAGAATATCAAAGTGAACATCATGAGAGAAATCTCAAAGAGTAAACCGTGTAcacatagtaaaaaaaaactaaaaaagtttattacttatcaaagtAAAAatggtttgtttgatttttaggTTGAATTAATTGCGTTGGTTGTTCACTTGCCTAGAAAATGTGGTCATTTTGTCTACTGAACCCGACAAGAGAAAATGCCCTTCAATTACCTGGTAACTGGTTATAGTGGGTGGGGTGGGGTCTGTTGCCTATAGGTTTACTGGCTAGAGGCAAATCCAAAGGGATTTCCTTTAGAAAAGGTTCtctacttatcaaaataaatgtcATTCCTATTGTGTAGGTTTCCAATAACATGAACCCACCTTGATATCCACAGTTGGGTCATATAAAGATGTAAAATGTAAGAGATGATGAATTGAGGGTTATATTTTAGGACTCTTGCTgaattcttgaatcttgatgtTAGCAACTTAGTTACTTTCATGAATATTATGTATGCATTGACGCAGGACAACCAGAACAAAACTAAAACAACcataaaataaagggatatgacctaggagtcagcacttAGGCTTGGCTTGGAGTCAACACCAAGCGAGAAAACCACTAGGGTAGACTTAGAGTCagcaccaaacaaaaaaaaaaagaccaaatagccattttttcattcatcaaaatatcaattatctcctcaaggagtacaataggttgcttataaataattgctaaaccctagttctaattgactaggaaaccctaattgccttattacaaaaatagccttgcttccaaattaaaatactaatagcctaataaaccactaggacctaaaacataaaaatacaattgacttgcaaatataaataatattaaataataattattttgcaTCTCCCGCATCATTCTCCTCTGGTTGGAGAAAACTCGACCTCGAGTTCTAAAGCATTGAAGGATTAGGATGCTGACAAGTAACACTTGCTTCCAAAATGGAATCACCTTATGGagcatagagaaaagaaaaaccttgaattccaCCATGTCAAACTCTTCTGGaataacaaaatcaatgtgTGGAATCAATATAATCTTATCTTGAACCATTGGAAGCACTATGTTATCCACTTTCTCCACTTTAGCAAATTGTTTGTCTTCATGCACCATGGAAGGCTGATCAAAAGCAGATTCATTAGCTTCCAATATCACATCATGTGCACCCTCTAACATAATACTCTTTGGAGAAACCATCTCTTCACCTTGCTGCTCTTCAATAGATTCATTTCCTTGCACACATGTTAAAGCAACACTTGTTGAGGCATGTACGTTTGTGTCAACATTAGACTTTGGTGTTGCGTGACGATTCTCCACGACCAAGATATCATCATCAATGTTGTCTTCCATGGGGGTAACAATAAGTTCATTGTGATCAATTATCCTTGGTTTCCCAATTGAATCTGTTTGTGTCTTCATTTGCTTCATCTGAGCAATCCTATCTTGAACATCTTTCATGAGCTTTATAGATAATTCCTTTAATTCATTGGTAGATAATTCCTTGATAGATTTTTCAAAAGTGCGGTTTGAGGAAGTTTAAGGCGTCTAGCGAGTTCACTGACCTTTTGGACAGAAACTATGCTGTTGGGTTTGAGGACTTCCATATGGATGCAATTGAACACTTCCCCAAAGTGGATTTCAACCCTATCAAATTTCGCGTCGCTGTTGAGAGTTCCCTTCTCCATATGAGTTCTGAAGATATAAATGCTGAAGACGATGCCTCCACCTAGCCTACCAAGGATGACTCAAAGTCTGGGGATACTGCCCCAGTGATTTAtaaaagaagaatttttaaTCATCTTTATTTGCTTTCcttgtttttcttctctttctttgttctcttttttaaaGGGGTCCGTTGTTTGGGACCATTTTAAGTTTCTGCAAGTACATTAACTCATCCATGTTTGAGGATGAGTGTTTATACAATTGCCTTTTTTGGGCCTGATACATTAAAGGGATTTTGGACGTGGTCATTTACcctttattataaatatattttcgTTCATACTTGAACATTTTGCTTTCATTGCCAATTTTGATACCCAAGTATTTTATTCTATCCATGGTTTGGACTATCTTAAAATGGCTAAGTATTTTCCTCGTCCTAATTTTGGACTTTTTTGGAACTTTTAATCTCAAGTTCTTCCTTTCGTCCATAGTTTGGATTACTCAGTTGTATTTTGCATGCATGCATGCCTTTTTTCATCCTTTGCTTTTGGACGAATGTACTGGGAGGTGTATGTTCCTTCCCTTTGTACTGGTATTATTACCTTTTAAGGTTTTATGATTAGCTCTTCCTCGTTTAAGGATGGCTTATGACGATACATCTCTGCATCCAGAGCTTTAGTCCTCTTTAATTTCATATGGATGTTAATTTCACAGAATTATCAACACTTAAATTAGAGAATTCAAGCTGCTTTATATACAATAAAACGATACATAATATCGTCCATAAACATCAGAGGACTTAGTACATAGCATCGTCCAAAGACATCATTCATGCTAATACTTAGTCCTTTTTAGGGAAtccaaattactttatctacaAAAGGACtttgttcataacattttcCATAGCACATGCTAGTAACTAGTGTTTTTTAGggaattcaaatattaaaaaacataaaatactgCTGAAAAATATAAGTGTTGAAAGATAACATAAATAAACTACTAATGGTCACTAGTAATCTTTAATCTCGTCCATGCTGACCATCCTGACGAGTCTTCTTCACTGGTAGTACTTCCTTAAGTGTTACACATTCCATAGGTGCTCTAGCTTTTGTCCATCCAAGGCTTCCAAGTAGTACGAACCTCGCCTTTTGGGATTGATAACtctgtatggtccttcccaactAGATCC
Coding sequences within:
- the LOC142611874 gene encoding uncharacterized protein LOC142611874 isoform X5 — encoded protein: MWRQNVFLQNPDSDHSISDEEDYDSKLPQISASLTGALEKKEELQVLSRLEILRGTSEWNFGKKSSKNDTHVSLEDDDVEMPEFRNKARKAFKCHSDEEIISDDEVNNVVSKFSDSSNAKKLHEDSLCRFGSGMQDGARTWSAVSKEAEALFHLNENASTHSAYSKASKSYKGVGCRVKQKFSFRFQSCKEEPSWPSLSKDENDVSFEVHEAPERLDTFEPRSEERSIAEVLDNCQRKNQFQSENLHAEVGALGHGCTEPSMAELLDGLQDRASLQKGVSKKCSRTKAKRVQIVAKKIISPLGDRTVDREDSSESMGSGSSSEDKQATDQKLKVTIPEMKGQTMADRFQETLGATFLNDEGALVAVPKSSGIGLFGKLQQLMQNEKERDADFLKKLQTGSNKISKNCDYEVSSIVVKILARYLDAKLIVCQCSFGENIESPTPSGSPQIMINGGRKTTIIFNPRVCSDVDLEVGNSICIHPPWR
- the LOC142611874 gene encoding uncharacterized protein LOC142611874 isoform X6, with the translated sequence MWRQNVFLQNPDSDHSISDEEDYDSKLPQISASLTGALEKKEELQVLSRLEILRGTSEWNFGKKSSKNDTHVSLEDDDVEMPEFRNKARKAFKCHSDEEIISDDEVNNVVSKFSDSSNAKKLHEDSLCRFGSGMQDGARTWSAVSKEAEALFHLNENASTHSAYSKASKSYKGVGCRVKQKFSFRFQSCKEEPSWPSLSKDENDVSFEVHEAPERLDTFEPRSEERSIAEVLDNCQRKNQFQSENLHAEVGALGHGCTEPSMAELLDGLQDRASLQKGVSKKCSRTKAKRVQIVAKKIISPLGDRTVDREDSSESMGSGSSSEDKQATDQKLKVTIPEMKGQTMADRFQETLGATFLNDEGALVAVPKSSGIGLFGKLQQLMQNEKERDADFLKKLQTGSNKINEVSSIVVKILARYLDAKLIVCQCSFGENIESPTPSGSPQIMINGGRKTTIIFNPRVCSDVDLEVGNSICIHPPWR